The bacterium genome segment TTTGCCGAAATGGAAAGCGCCTGTAATGCTAGTCGCGCTGGACCACTGACCGTAGAGATCCGAATTCAATACCACGGTCACTCCCGGCAATGGGAATCCGCGGTCATCCGTGACAGTTCCCAAGATTGAGGAGACGGAATCCTGCAAAACCTGAGTGGGAATTTGGATTTCTCGCTTTGCAGGATGAGTGTTTTCCGCCTGGTACTGTTTTAGGACGTCCGGAGGCATCTCTATGTCATAGCGGAGATAGTCCTGCCAGGATTCCAGCACGATCAGTGAGGTTCGGGGCGTCACAATCCGGTATTGTTTACCCAGATCGAAAAGTGCTTTGCGATCGTATTCCTGCATGAGGTCCTGGAGCCGGGATCGCGCCCATGCCAATTCCGGAACCACCGCAAGCGCAAGCATCGGGTGAAAGAGGAAAAGATAAAAGAAGAGACGACTCCATTGCATGACGATCCTCCTAATTCGGGATCCTGCTTTGCTTTTTCTACTAATTCATTCGAAATAACACA includes the following:
- a CDS encoding carboxypeptidase-like regulatory domain-containing protein, whose amino-acid sequence is MQWSRLFFYLFLFHPMLALAVVPELAWARSRLQDLMQEYDRKALFDLGKQYRIVTPRTSLIVLESWQDYLRYDIEMPPDVLKQYQAENTHPAKREIQIPTQVLQDSVSSILGTVTDDRGFPLPGVTVVLNSDLYGQWSSATSITGAFHFGKLPLGKYSVSFLLEGFREVLLDNLVLKDESQIPVVINMSPTLTEEFVVVAATPVVDATATASR